The proteins below are encoded in one region of Bacteroidota bacterium:
- a CDS encoding DUF853 family protein — protein sequence MADPMLIAKSDSELFLLPKMANRHGLVAGATGTGKTVTLQVMAERFSRIGVPVFMADVKGDLSGISQKGGGNAKVDARIQQLGLGEFEFEGSPVTFWDVFGEQGHPVRATVSEMGPLLFSRLLNLNETQAGVLNMVFKIADDEGLLLLDLKDLRSMLQYVGDNASQFKTRYGNVSAASIGTIQRGLLQLEQQGGEKFFGEPALDLDDLMQTDSKGRGMVNILAADKLLQSPMIYATFLLWLLSELFERLPEVGDLEKPKLVFFFDEAHLLFADAQPTLLQKIEQVVRLVRSKGVGVYFISQNPLDVPDVVLGQLGNRVQHALRAFTPRDQKAVKSAAQTFRTNPDLEVEKAITELGVGEALVSFLDEKGTPGIVQRALVCPPYSRIGPIDAGQRQSIMAGSIVAGHYEKVVDRESAYELLTSRVEQEKVQAIAQRQAAAKEKPRGRQPDSMLESVAKSTLRAMGSSAGRQLMRGILGGLMGGSKRR from the coding sequence ATGGCAGATCCGATGCTTATCGCGAAAAGTGACAGCGAGCTGTTTCTTCTTCCAAAAATGGCAAACCGGCATGGACTGGTTGCGGGCGCAACGGGTACGGGAAAAACTGTAACGCTGCAAGTGATGGCTGAACGCTTCAGCCGTATCGGTGTTCCCGTCTTCATGGCGGATGTGAAGGGCGACCTTTCCGGTATCAGCCAGAAGGGCGGCGGGAATGCGAAAGTCGATGCGCGTATTCAACAATTGGGATTGGGGGAATTCGAATTCGAAGGCTCACCTGTGACGTTCTGGGATGTCTTCGGCGAGCAGGGTCATCCCGTCCGGGCGACGGTTTCGGAAATGGGGCCGTTGTTGTTCAGCAGACTTTTGAACCTGAACGAGACGCAGGCGGGTGTGCTCAATATGGTCTTCAAGATTGCCGATGATGAGGGGCTTCTTCTCCTCGATCTGAAGGACCTTCGCTCCATGCTGCAATATGTCGGCGATAACGCATCGCAGTTCAAGACGCGGTACGGAAATGTTTCGGCCGCAAGCATCGGAACGATTCAGCGCGGCCTTTTGCAGCTTGAGCAGCAAGGGGGGGAGAAGTTCTTCGGCGAACCGGCGCTTGATCTCGACGACCTGATGCAAACAGACAGCAAGGGACGCGGCATGGTGAACATCCTCGCCGCCGACAAGCTGTTGCAATCGCCGATGATCTATGCGACGTTTCTGTTATGGCTTCTCTCGGAACTGTTTGAACGCTTGCCGGAAGTTGGTGATCTGGAAAAGCCGAAGCTTGTCTTTTTCTTCGATGAAGCCCACCTTCTGTTCGCTGACGCGCAGCCGACACTTCTTCAGAAGATCGAGCAAGTCGTCCGCCTCGTCCGTTCAAAAGGAGTGGGAGTATATTTCATTTCGCAGAATCCGCTTGACGTGCCCGACGTTGTTCTTGGCCAGCTCGGCAACCGCGTGCAGCATGCGTTGCGCGCTTTCACGCCGCGTGATCAGAAAGCGGTGAAATCGGCGGCACAAACATTCCGGACAAATCCCGATCTGGAAGTCGAGAAGGCGATTACCGAGCTTGGTGTGGGGGAGGCGTTGGTATCATTTTTGGATGAGAAGGGAACGCCCGGCATTGTGCAGCGCGCACTCGTCTGTCCGCCGTACAGCCGTATCGGGCCGATTGATGCGGGCCAGCGACAGAGCATTATGGCCGGGTCCATCGTTGCCGGGCATTATGAGAAAGTGGTTGATCGTGAGTCCGCCTATGAGTTGCTCACATCACGCGTCGAGCAGGAGAAGGTGCAGGCGATCGCGCAACGGCAAGCTGCCGCAAAGGAGAAACCGCGCGGCCGCCAACCCGACAGCATGTTGGAATCCGTTGCAAAGAGCACGCTGCGCGCCATGGGAAGTTCGGCAGGACGCCAGTTAATGCGCGGAATTCTCGGCGGATTGATGGGGGGATCGAAGCGGCGTTGA
- a CDS encoding polyphosphate kinase 2 family protein, producing MNHDNLIVPPGKKIALKDYDPAYTGDFTSKNEAKEKLEKDIERLAKLQEVLYAHDRYALLLIFQAMDAAGKDGVIKHVMSGVNPQGCQVFSFKAPSQEELDHDFMWRTTKALPERGRIGIFNRSYYEEVLIVRVHPEILNNQNIPDEERNEDIWQHRFEDINNFERYLTRSGTVILKFFLNVSRKEQKERFLERIERPEKNWKFSFGDVKERARWDDYMHAYEEMLNHTSTKWAPWHVIPADRKWFTRAAVADIIASKLESLDMEFPEVSEAHQAELQNAKEMLESE from the coding sequence ATGAACCACGACAACCTCATCGTCCCGCCCGGAAAGAAGATCGCCCTCAAAGATTATGATCCTGCTTACACCGGCGATTTCACATCCAAGAACGAAGCGAAGGAGAAGCTCGAAAAGGATATCGAACGACTTGCAAAGTTGCAGGAAGTTCTCTACGCGCACGATCGGTACGCGCTGTTGCTGATTTTTCAGGCGATGGATGCGGCGGGAAAGGATGGCGTCATCAAGCATGTCATGAGCGGCGTGAATCCGCAGGGGTGTCAGGTATTCAGCTTCAAAGCACCGTCGCAGGAGGAGTTGGATCACGACTTCATGTGGCGTACAACGAAAGCTCTGCCTGAACGCGGGCGTATCGGCATCTTCAACCGATCGTACTACGAAGAAGTCCTGATCGTGCGCGTGCATCCGGAGATTCTCAACAATCAGAACATCCCCGATGAAGAGCGCAACGAAGACATCTGGCAGCATCGCTTCGAAGATATCAACAACTTCGAACGCTATCTCACACGAAGCGGCACTGTGATTCTGAAGTTCTTTTTGAATGTATCAAGAAAGGAACAGAAGGAACGCTTTCTCGAACGGATTGAAAGGCCCGAGAAGAACTGGAAGTTTTCGTTCGGCGATGTGAAGGAGCGTGCCCGCTGGGACGACTATATGCACGCCTACGAAGAGATGCTGAATCACACCAGCACGAAATGGGCGCCGTGGCACGTCATTCCCGCCGACCGCAAGTGGTTCACGCGAGCCGCCGTCGCTGATATCATCGCGTCAAAACTCGAATCACTCGACATGGAGTTTCCCGAAGTCAGCGAAGCACACCAGGCGGAACTGCAGAACGCAAAGGAAATGTTGGAAAGCGAATAG